In Prunus dulcis plastid, complete genome, one DNA window encodes the following:
- the rps15 gene encoding ribosomal protein S15 translates to MVKNSFISAISQEEKDENRGSAEFQIVSFTNRIRRLTSHLELHKKDYLSQRGLRKILGKRQRLLSYLSKKNRICYKELINRLDIRESKTR, encoded by the coding sequence ATGGTAAAAAATTCATTCATCTCAGCTATTTCACAAGAAGAAAAAGACGAAAACAGAGGATCTGCTGAATTTCAAATAGTTAGTTTCACCAATAGGATACGAAGACTTACTTCACATTTAGAATTACACAAAAAAGACTATTTATCTCAGAGAGGTTTACGTAAAATTCTGGGAAAACGCCAACGACTGCTGTCTTATTTGTCAAAGAAAAATAGAATATGTTATAAAGAATTAATTAATCGGTTGGATATTCGGGAGTCAAAAACCCGTTAA
- the ndhD gene encoding NADH-plastoquinone oxidoreductase subunit 4, whose protein sequence is MNYFPWLTLVVVLPIFAGSLIFFLPHRGNKVIRWYTICICLIELLLTTYAFGYRFQLDDPLMQLTEDYKWIDFFDFYWRLGIDGISIGPILLTGFITTLATLATRPVTRDSRLFHFLMLAMYSGQIGPFSSRDLLLFFIMWELELIPVYLLLSMWGGKKRLYSATKFILYTAGSSVFLLIGVLGIGLYGSNEPTLNFETSANQSYPVALEIIFYIGFLIAFAVKSPIIPFHTWLPDTHGEAHYSTCMLLAGILLKMGAYGLVRINMELLPHAHSIFSPWLMIVGTIQIIYAASTSPGQRNLKKRIAYSSVSHMGFIIIGIGSISDTGLNGAILQIISHGFIGAALFFLAGTSYDRIRLVYLDEMGGMAIAIPKIFTTFSILSMASLALPGMSGFVAELIIFFGILTSQKYLLMTKILITFVMAIGMILTPIYSLSMLRQMFYGYKLFNAQNSYFFDSGPRELFVSISILLPVIGIGVYPDFVFSLSVDKVEAIISNYFYR, encoded by the coding sequence ATGAATTATTTTCCTTGGTTAACACTAGTTGTAGTTTTGCCAATATTCGCGGGTTCCTTAATTTTCTTTCTCCCTCATAGAGGAAACAAGGTAATCCGTTGGTATACTATATGTATATGCTTAATAGAACTACTTCTAACAACCTATGCATTCGGTTATCGTTTCCAATTGGATGATCCATTAATGCAACTGACAGAGGATTATAAATGGATCGATTTTTTTGATTTTTACTGGAGATTGGGAATAGATGGAATTTCTATAGGACCTATTTTACTGACAGGATTTATCACAACTTTAGCTACTTTAGCGACTCGGCCGGTTACTCGAGATTCCCGACTATTCCATTTCCTGATGTTAGCAATGTATAGCGGTCAAATAGGACCATTTTCTTCTCGAGACCTTTTACTTTTTTTCATCATGTGGGAGTTAGAATTAATTCCAGTTTATTTACTTCTATCCATGTGGGGGGGAAAGAAACGTTTGTATTCAGCTACAAAATTTATTTTGTACACTGCAGGAAGTTCTGTTTTTTTATTAATAGGAGTTCTGGGTATTGGTTTATACGGCTCCAATGAACCGACATTAAATTTTGAAACATCAGCTAATCAATCGTATCCTGTAGCACTGGAAATAATATTCTATATTGGATTTCTTATTGCTTTTGCTGTCAAATCACCGATCATACCCTTCCATACATGGTTACCAGACACTCATGGAGAGGCGCATTACAGTACTTGTATGCTTTTAGCCGGAATCTTATTAAAAATGGGAGCATATGGATTGGTTCGGATCAATATGGAATTATTACCCCACGCTCATTCGATATTTTCTCCCTGGTTGATGATAGTAGGCACAATTCAAATAATCTATGCAGCTTCAACATCTCCAGGTCAGCGTAATTTAAAAAAAAGAATAGCCTATTCTTCTGTATCTCATATGGGTTTCATAATTATAGGAATTGGTTCTATAAGCGATACAGGACTCAACGGAGCCATTTTACAAATAATCTCTCACGGATTTATTGGCGCTGCGCTTTTTTTCTTGGCCGGAACGAGTTATGATAGAATACGTCTTGTTTATCTCGACGAAATGGGCGGAATGGCTATCGCAATTCCAAAAATATTCACGACTTTCAGTATCTTATCAATGGCTTCTCTTGCATTACCGGGCATGAGCGGTTTTGTTGCCGAATTGATAATTTTTTTTGGAATACTTACTAGCCAAAAATATCTTTTAATGACAAAAATATTAATTACTTTTGTAATGGCAATTGGAATGATATTAACTCCTATTTATTCATTATCTATGTTACGCCAGATGTTCTATGGATACAAGCTTTTTAATGCCCAAAACTCTTATTTTTTTGATTCTGGACCGCGAGAATTATTTGTTTCGATCTCGATCCTTTTACCTGTAATAGGTATTGGTGTTTATCCCGATTTCGTTTTCTCATTATCAGTTGACAAGGTCGAAGCTATTATATCCAATTATTTTTATAGATAG
- the ndhA gene encoding NADH-plastoquinone oxidoreductase subunit 1 — protein sequence MIIDTPEVQDIDSFSRLEFLKEFYGIIWVLIPILTLVLGITIGVLVIVWLEREISAGIQQRIGPEYAGPLGILQALADGAKLVFKENLLPSRGDTRLFSIGPSIAVISILVSYSVAPFGYHLVLADLNIGVFLWIAISSIAPIGLLMSGYGSNNKYSFLGGLRAAAQSISYEIPLTLCVLSISLLSNSSSTIDIVEAQSKYGFWGWNLWRQPIGFIIFIISSLAECERLPFDLPEAEEELVAGYQTEYSGIKFGLFYVASYLNLLVSSLFVTVLYLGGWNISIPDIYVSELFEINKTCGVFGATIGIFITLAKTYLFLFIPITTRWTLPRLRMDQLLNLGWKFLLPISLGNLLLTTSSQLFSL from the exons ATGATAATTGATACACCAGAAGTACAAGATATTGATTCTTTTTCTAGATTAGAGTTTTTAAAAGAGTTTTATGGAATTATATGGGTGCTTATTCCTATTTTGACTCTTGTATTGGGAATCACAATAGGCGTACTGGTAATTGTATGGTTAGAAAGAGAAATATCCGCAGGGATACAACAACGTATTGGACCTGAATACGCCGGCCCTTTGGGAATTCTTCAAGCTCTAGCAGATGGGGCAAAACTGGTTTTCAAAGAAAATCTTCTTCCATCTAGGGGGGATACCCGTTTATTCAGTATCGGGCCATCCATAGCAGTCATATCAATTTTAGTAAGCTATTCAGTAGCTCCTTTTGGCTATCACCTTGTTTTAGCGGATCTCAATATCGGTGTTTTTTTATGGATTGCCATTTCTAGTATTGCTCCGATTGGACTTCTTATGTCAGGGTACGGGTCAAATAATAAATATTCCTTTTTAGGTGGTCTACGAGCTGCTGCTCAATCGATTAGTTATGAAATACCATTAACTTTATGTGTGTTATCAATATCTCTA TTATCTAACAGTTCAAGTACAATTGATATAGTTGAGGCGCAATCAAAATACGGTTTTTGGGGATGGAATTTGTGGCGTCAGCCTATAGGGTTTATCATTTTTATCATTTCTTCCCTAGCAGAATGTGAGAGATTACCTTTTGATTTACCCGAAGCAGAAGAAGAATTAGTAGCAGGTTATCAAACCGAATACTCGGGTATAAAATTTGGTTTATTTTATGTTGCTTCCTATCTAAACCTATTAGTTTCTTCATTATTTGTAACAGTTCTTTATTTGGGAGGTTGGAATATCTCTATTCCGGACATATATGTTTCTGAGCTTTTTGAAATAAATAAAACATGTGGAGTTTTTGGAGCGACAATTGGTATCTTTATTACATTAGCTAAAACTTATTTGTTCTTGTTCATTCCTATCACAACAAGATGGACTTTACCGAGGCTAAGAATGGACCAACTATTGAATCTTGGATGGAAATTTCTTTTACCTATTTCTCTCGGTAATCTATTATTAACAACCTCTTCCCAACTCTTTTCACTGTAA
- the ndhH gene encoding NADH-plastoquinone oxidoreductase subunit 7 → MNIPATRKDLMIVNMGPHHPSMHGVLRLIITLDGEDVIDCEPILGYLHRGMEKIAENRTIIQYLPYVTRWDYLATMFTEAITVNGPEQLGNIQVPKRASYIRIIMLELSRIASHLLWLGPFMADIGAQTPFFYIFRERELVYDLFEAATGMRMMHNYFRIGGVAADLPHGWIDKCLDFCDYFLTRVAEYQKLITRNPIFLERVEGVGIIGREEVISWGLSGPMLRASGIQWDLRKVDHYECYDEFDWEVQWQKEGDSLARYLVRIGEMIESIKIIQQALEGIPGGPYENLEIRYFDRERNPEWNDFEYRFISKKPSPTFELPKQELYVRVEAPKGELGIFLIGDQSGFPWRWKIRPPGFINLQILPQLVKRMKLADIMTILGSIDIIMGEVDR, encoded by the coding sequence ATGAATATACCAGCTACAAGAAAAGACCTCATGATAGTCAATATGGGCCCCCACCACCCATCAATGCATGGTGTTCTTAGACTCATCATTACTCTAGATGGTGAAGATGTTATTGATTGTGAACCAATATTGGGTTATTTACACCGAGGGATGGAAAAAATTGCGGAAAACCGAACAATTATACAATATTTGCCTTATGTAACACGTTGGGATTATTTAGCTACTATGTTCACAGAAGCAATAACTGTAAATGGACCGGAACAGTTGGGAAATATTCAAGTACCTAAAAGAGCTAGCTATATCAGAATAATTATGTTGGAGTTGAGTCGTATAGCTTCTCATCTGTTATGGCTTGGTCCTTTTATGGCGGATATTGGTGCACAAACTCCCTTTTTCTATATTTTCAGAGAAAGGGAATTGGTATATGATCTATTCGAAGCTGCCACCGGTATGAGAATGATGCATAATTATTTTCGTATCGGAGGAGTAGCGGCCGATCTACCTCATGGTTGGATAGATAAATGTTTGGATTTCTGCGATTATTTTTTAACAAGAGTTGCTGAATATCAAAAACTTATTACACGAAATCCTATTTTTTTAGAACGAGTCGAGGGAGTAGGCATTATTGGTAGAGAGGAAGTAATAAGTTGGGGTTTATCGGGACCAATGCTGCGAGCTTCCGGAATACAATGGGATCTTCGTAAAGTTGATCATTATGAATGTTACGACGAATTTGATTGGGAGGTACAGTGGCAAAAAGAAGGAGATTCATTGGCTCGTTATCTAGTCCGAATTGGTGAAATGATAGAATCTATAAAAATCATTCAACAGGCTCTGGAAGGAATTCCAGGGGGACCCTATGAGAATTTAGAAATACGATACTTTGATAGAGAAAGGAATCCTGAATGGAATGATTTTGAATATCGATTTATTAGTAAAAAGCCTTCTCCTACATTTGAATTGCCGAAACAAGAACTTTATGTGAGAGTCGAAGCCCCAAAGGGAGAGCTGGGAATTTTTCTGATAGGGGATCAGAGTGGTTTTCCTTGGAGATGGAAAATCCGCCCCCCGGGTTTTATCAATTTGCAAATTCTTCCTCAGTTAGTTAAAAGAATGAAATTGGCTGATATTATGACGATACTAGGTAGTATAGATATCATTATGGGAGAAGTTGATCGTTGA
- the ndhG gene encoding NADH-plastoquinone oxidoreductase subunit 6: MDLPGPIHDFLLVFLGSVLILGGMGVVLFTNPIYSAFSLGLVLVCISLFYILLNSYFVAAAQLLIYVGAINVLIVFAVMFMNGSEYYKDLNLWTVGDVVTLPVCTSIFVLLMITITDTSWYGIIWTTRSNQIIEQDLISNSQQIGIHLSTDFFLPFEFVSIILLAALIGAIAVARQ, encoded by the coding sequence ATGGATTTGCCCGGACCAATACATGATTTTCTTTTAGTCTTTCTGGGATCGGTTCTTATACTAGGAGGTATGGGAGTGGTATTATTTACCAACCCCATTTATTCTGCCTTTTCATTGGGACTGGTTCTTGTTTGTATATCCTTATTCTATATTCTATTAAACTCCTATTTTGTAGCTGCTGCACAACTCCTTATTTACGTGGGAGCTATAAATGTTTTAATCGTATTTGCTGTGATGTTTATGAATGGTTCAGAATATTACAAAGATTTGAATCTTTGGACCGTTGGGGATGTGGTTACTTTGCCAGTTTGTACAAGTATTTTTGTTTTACTCATGATTACTATTACAGATACGTCATGGTACGGGATTATTTGGACTACAAGATCAAACCAGATTATAGAACAAGATTTGATAAGTAATAGTCAACAAATTGGAATTCATTTATCAACGGATTTTTTTCTTCCGTTTGAATTCGTTTCAATAATTCTTTTAGCCGCTTTGATAGGTGCAATTGCCGTGGCGCGACAGTAA
- the rpl32 gene encoding ribosomal protein L32, whose protein sequence is MAVPKKRTSISKKRIRKNIWKRKGYRAALKAFSLAKSLSTGSSKSFFCVTNK, encoded by the coding sequence ATGGCAGTTCCAAAAAAACGCACCTCTATTTCAAAAAAACGGATTCGTAAAAATATTTGGAAAAGGAAGGGATATCGGGCAGCATTGAAAGCTTTTTCGTTAGCGAAATCTCTTTCTACCGGGAGTTCTAAAAGTTTTTTTTGTGTAACAAATAAATAA
- the ccsA gene encoding cytochrome c heme attachment protein produces MIFSTLEHILTHISFSIVSIVITIHLITLLVDEIVGLYDSSEKGMIVTFFCITGLLVTRWVYLGHLPLSDLYESLIFLSWSFSIIHMIPYFKKHKNHLSAITAPSAIFTQGFATSGLLTEMHQSEILVPALQSHWLMMHVSMMVLSYAALLCGSLLSLALLVITFRKFRRIFSKGNNLVLVNESFYFGEIQYVNERNNVLRNTSISSQNYYRYQLIQQLDRWSYRIISLGFIFLTVGILSGAVWANEAWGSYWNWDPKETWAFITWTVFAIYLHIRTNKFFESINSAIVASMGFLIIWICYFGVNLLGIGLHSYGSFTLTSN; encoded by the coding sequence ATGATATTTTCAACTTTAGAGCATATATTAACTCATATATCCTTTTCTATCGTTTCAATTGTAATTACAATTCATTTGATAACTTTATTAGTCGATGAAATCGTAGGACTATATGATTCGTCAGAAAAGGGTATGATAGTTACTTTTTTCTGCATAACAGGATTATTAGTTACTCGTTGGGTGTATTTGGGGCATTTACCATTAAGCGATTTATATGAATCATTAATTTTTCTTTCGTGGAGTTTTTCCATTATTCATATGATTCCGTATTTTAAAAAACATAAAAACCATTTAAGCGCAATAACCGCGCCAAGTGCTATTTTTACTCAAGGTTTTGCTACTTCGGGTCTTTTAACTGAAATGCATCAATCCGAAATATTAGTACCCGCGCTCCAATCCCATTGGTTAATGATGCATGTAAGTATGATGGTATTGAGCTATGCAGCTCTTTTGTGTGGATCATTATTATCATTAGCTCTTCTAGTCATTACATTTCGAAAATTCAGAAGGATTTTTAGTAAAGGCAATAATTTAGTATTAGTAAATGAGTCATTTTACTTTGGTGAGATTCAATACGTGAACGAAAGAAACAATGTCTTACGAAACACTTCTATTTCGTCTCAAAATTATTACAGGTATCAATTGATTCAACAATTGGATCGGTGGAGTTATCGTATTATTAGTCTAGGGTTTATCTTTTTAACCGTAGGTATTCTTTCGGGAGCAGTATGGGCTAATGAAGCATGGGGATCATATTGGAATTGGGATCCAAAGGAGACTTGGGCATTTATTACTTGGACCGTATTCGCGATTTATTTACATATTAGAACAAATAAATTTTTTGAAAGTATAAATTCTGCAATTGTGGCCTCAATGGGCTTTCTTATAATTTGGATATGCTATTTTGGGGTTAATCTATTAGGAATAGGGTTGCATAGTTATGGTTCATTTACATTAACATCTAATTGA
- the ndhI gene encoding NADH-plastoquinone oxidoreductase subunit I, with amino-acid sequence MFSMVTGFMNYGQQTVRAARYIGQSFMITLSHANRLPVTIQYPYEKLITAERFRGRIHFEFDKCIACEVCVRVCPIDLPVVDWKLETDIRKKRLLNYSIDFGVCIFCGNCVEYCPTNCLSMTEEYELSTYDRHELNYNQISLGRLPMSVIDDYTIRTIFNSPQKKKVNLLIKE; translated from the coding sequence ATGTTCTCTATGGTAACTGGGTTCATGAATTATGGTCAACAAACAGTACGAGCTGCAAGGTACATTGGTCAAAGTTTCATGATTACTTTATCTCACGCAAATCGTTTACCTGTAACTATTCAATATCCTTATGAAAAATTAATCACCGCGGAGCGTTTCCGCGGTCGAATCCATTTTGAATTTGATAAATGTATTGCTTGTGAAGTATGTGTTCGTGTATGTCCTATAGATCTACCCGTTGTTGATTGGAAATTGGAAACTGATATTCGCAAGAAACGGTTGCTTAATTACAGTATTGATTTCGGAGTCTGTATATTTTGTGGTAATTGCGTTGAGTATTGTCCAACAAATTGTTTATCAATGACTGAAGAATATGAACTTTCTACTTATGATCGTCACGAATTGAATTATAATCAAATTTCTTTGGGTCGTTTACCAATGTCAGTAATTGACGATTATACAATTCGAACAATTTTTAATTCGCCTCAAAAAAAAAAAGTAAATCTCTTGATTAAAGAATAA
- the ndhE gene encoding NADH-plastoquinone oxidoreductase subunit 4L, which produces MMLEHVLVLSAYLFSIGIYGLITSRNMVRALMCLELILNAVNINFVTFSDFFDSRQLKGNILSIFVIAIAAAEAAIGPAIVSSIYRNRKSTRINQSNLLNK; this is translated from the coding sequence ATGATGCTCGAGCATGTACTTGTTTTGAGTGCCTACTTATTTTCTATCGGTATCTATGGATTGATCACGAGTCGAAATATGGTTAGAGCCCTTATGTGTCTTGAACTTATACTGAATGCGGTTAATATAAATTTCGTAACATTTTCTGATTTTTTTGATAGTCGCCAATTAAAAGGAAATATTTTATCAATTTTTGTTATAGCTATTGCAGCCGCTGAAGCAGCTATTGGTCCGGCTATTGTTTCGTCAATTTATCGTAACAGAAAATCAACTCGTATCAATCAATCAAATTTGTTGAATAAGTAG
- the psaC gene encoding photosystem I subunit VII produces the protein MSHSVKIYDTCIGCTQCVRACPTDVLEMIPWDGCKAKQIASAPRTEDCVGCKRCESACPTDFLSVRVYLWHETTRSMGLAY, from the coding sequence ATGTCACATTCAGTAAAGATTTATGATACGTGTATAGGGTGCACTCAATGTGTGCGAGCCTGCCCAACAGATGTATTAGAAATGATACCTTGGGACGGATGTAAGGCTAAGCAAATTGCTTCCGCTCCAAGAACAGAGGACTGTGTCGGTTGTAAGAGATGTGAATCCGCCTGTCCAACGGATTTCTTGAGTGTTCGAGTTTATTTATGGCATGAAACAACTCGAAGTATGGGTCTAGCTTATTAA